One Candidatus Omnitrophota bacterium DNA segment encodes these proteins:
- a CDS encoding CDP-alcohol phosphatidyltransferase family protein, which yields MNIANKISTFRILSVPFFIACLVYYTPQRIYLKDLALAIFILGVISDGLDGFIARKAKIQSKAGLILDPLGDKLLLMSAFIFLSPMSRLELKFPLWVVFIVISRDLIIIMGAVVIYMVKQTIDVYPTKWGKLTTIFQMLSVICVLLQWRSTGLIWWLAVIFTVISGIDYVKRGFKILYALDNRRTSN from the coding sequence ATGAACATAGCGAACAAAATTTCTACATTTCGCATTCTCAGCGTTCCATTTTTTATCGCCTGCCTTGTATATTATACGCCCCAAAGAATATATTTAAAAGATTTGGCTTTGGCCATATTTATTTTAGGGGTCATTTCGGACGGCCTAGATGGTTTTATTGCCAGAAAAGCTAAAATACAATCAAAAGCCGGTTTAATTTTGGATCCTTTAGGAGATAAGCTTTTATTGATGAGTGCTTTCATATTCTTATCTCCAATGAGTAGGCTAGAGTTGAAGTTTCCGCTTTGGGTTGTTTTCATTGTAATTTCACGAGATTTAATCATTATCATGGGAGCAGTAGTCATTTATATGGTAAAACAAACAATAGATGTCTATCCTACAAAATGGGGTAAACTTACCACAATATTTCAAATGCTTTCTGTTATCTGTGTTTTATTGCAATGGAGATCTACCGGATTAATTTGGTGGTTAGCGGTTATTTTTACCGTTATTTCAGGAATAGATTACGTAAAAAGAGGGTTTAAAATTCTATATGCTCTGGACAATCGTCGCACTTCTAACTAG
- the plsY gene encoding glycerol-3-phosphate 1-O-acyltransferase PlsY, with amino-acid sequence MLWTIVALLTSYLLGSIPTAYLFGKVLKGIDIREVGSGNVGATNAMRALGKGPGIAVLILDILKGFIAVIFLTNYFLDKAILLQAQNLAILMGLCCICGHNWTIFLKLKGGKGIATSLGVLLGLSLRIPGLNIIMGLIILIWFIVFISSRMVSLASISAGIALPILCFLFKQPFWLVLVALLLCFFVIIRHKTNLDRIFHGKEPRL; translated from the coding sequence ATGCTCTGGACAATCGTCGCACTTCTAACTAGTTACTTGTTAGGCTCTATACCTACTGCCTATCTTTTTGGTAAAGTTTTAAAAGGGATTGATATCCGCGAAGTTGGCTCTGGCAATGTGGGAGCAACCAATGCCATGCGTGCTTTAGGTAAAGGGCCGGGGATAGCTGTTTTAATTTTAGACATATTGAAGGGCTTTATCGCGGTTATATTTTTAACGAATTATTTTCTAGATAAGGCCATTTTATTACAAGCACAAAACTTAGCTATTCTCATGGGGTTATGTTGTATTTGTGGCCACAACTGGACTATATTTTTAAAGCTTAAAGGAGGAAAAGGAATCGCTACTTCACTGGGGGTTTTACTCGGACTATCATTAAGAATACCTGGATTGAATATCATAATGGGGTTAATAATTTTAATCTGGTTTATTGTTTTTATTAGCTCAAGAATGGTGTCTTTGGCTTCAATTTCTGCCGGTATCGCGTTGCCAATTCTCTGTTTTCTTTTTAAGCAGCCTTTTTGGCTTGTTTTAGTGGCTCTGTTGCTTTGTTTTTTCGTGATTATCCGGCACAAAACTAACCTAGATAGAATATTCCACGGGAAAGAACCCCGCCTGTAA